The genomic region TGGAGCGGGCGCGGCTGGCGACCACGGCGAACCCCATCGCCCGCGCCCTGGTCGACCGGGCGGCGCTCCTCGCCGAGGCGGGTGACCCGAGCGAACCGAGCGAGAAGGGCCTCCTCGACTTGGCCGAGGCCCTCGACGCGGCTGATTGCCACTACCAGGCCGCCCGGACCCGGGTGTTCGCCGGCGGCGCGGCCCGCACCGAAGGCGAGGCGGCGCTGGCCCGCATGGGAGCCATCGTCATGGTCGTCCCGACAGGATCCGGTCAGAATTCTTAGGGAACTCCTAGGTGTGCGTCTGATGTGACCGGGTAGGTGGCCTCCGGCACGGACAGGATGGGGACGACCACGAAGGGGGACCCCCATGGGCAGCACTCGCTGGTCAGTTACGCGCGCGCCCACGGCGCTCGTACTCGCAGCCATCGCCCTCGTGGCGTCGACGCTGACGGCGGGCGCCGACCCGACGTCGGCCGCGGCGGACACGGAGGCCACCTACATCGTGATCCTGAAGTCGTCGGTCTCGTCGCCGACGGCCACGTCGATCGGGCACCACCGGCGCTACGGCGCCGAGGTCGCCGGCGTCTACTCGCACGCCCTCAAGGGCTACACGGCCGACATGACCGCCGCGGAGGCGGCGCGGCTGAGCACCGACGCCAACGTCGCCCACGTGGAGAAGGACCGGATCCTCCAGCTGTCGCAGACGCCGCAGACCACGCCCACCGGGGTGCGGCGCAGCTTCGCCGACGACAACCCGAACCTCGACATCGACGGCCAGGACGACGTGCGCATCGACGTCGACGTGGCCGTCATCGACTCGGGCGTGATGGCCCACACCGACCTCAACGTCGTGTCCCGGGCCAACTGCACCACCGGGGTGTGCCAGACCGGCACCGGCAACGACGACAACGGCCACGGCACCCACGTGGCCGGCACGATCGGTGCCCTCGACAACGGCACCGGCGTGGTCGGCGTCGCCCCGGGCGCCCGCATCCACTCGGTGAAGGTGTGCACGGCCAGCGGCTCGTGCCCCAACTCGGCGATCGTGGCCGGTGTCGACTACGTGACCGCCCGGGCCGGCACCATCGAGGTGGCCAACATGAGCCTCGGCGGGCCGGGCACCAACACGCCGCTGGCGCAGGCCATCACCCGCTCGGTCGACGCCGGCGTGGTCTACGCGGTGGCCGCCGGCAACAACGCGGCCAACGCCTCCGGCTTCTCCCCCGCCAACCACCCGGACGTCATCACCGTCTCCGCGCTGGCCGACTCCGACGGCGAGCCCGGCGGCCTGGGCCCGACCCCGTCGTGCCGGCCTGCCAGCACCGACGACGTGCTCGCCGACTTCTCCAACTTCGGGACCGTCGTGGAGGTGGCGGCGCCGGGCGTCTGCATCCTCTCCACCTGGAACAACGGCGCCTACAACACCATCAGCGGCACGTCGATGGCCGCCCCGCACGTGGCCGGCGCCGCCGCGGTGCTCACCAGCGGCACGCGGGACCCGGTGAACCGCACCCAGGCGCTCGCCATCCGGGGGCAGATCACCAGCGCCGGCAACTTCGACTGGACCGACGACTCCGGCGACGGCGTCAAGGAGCCGCTGCTCGACGTCCACGACGCCACGAAGTTCCCGCCCGGCAGCGGTCCGTCACCCACGCCCGCGTGACGATGTCCTCCCAGCCCTAGCTCCGACTCCGACGCCCGGTCGTGCTCGGGCCGCCCCTTCAGGTGGGCTCGAGCACGATCTGGCGTTGGACGGGGTCGGCGGACGCGATCCGGACCGTCACCTCGTCGCCGAGGCCGAGGGTGTGGCCGGCGATGCGCGACTGGATGGCGGGGTCGCGGCACACGACGGTCGAGCCCTCGTCGTCGGCGGCCACCACCGACACCCGGATGGTCCGACCCACCATGGGCCGTAGCACCAGCGCCTCCACCAGGTCGACGGCGGCGCGGGCGGCGCCCGACTCCCGGCTGCCGGTGGACTGCAGGGCGTGCGGCAGGTCGGGTAGGCGCTCGGTCGCCCAGGCCGGCGGGGTGTCGCCCGCTTCCAGCGCCAGGCACACCTCGATGGCGTAGCGGTCGCCCAGCCGGCGCAGCGGAGCGGTGACGTGGGCGTACTGCGCGGCGACGGCACCGTGCTCCATGTCGGGCCCGGACGCAGCGGCGGCCGGGAGCGCCAGGTAGCCGGCGCCCCGCAGGCCCCGCGCGGCCAGCGCCAGCAGGGCGGCCTCGTCGGGGATCTCGCTCCTCAGGCTGCGCACGAGGTCGGCGTAGGTGGCGCCCTCGGGCCAGCCGACGTGCAGCGCCCGGGCGGTGCGGCGCACCTGGGCCAGCACCTTCTTGCCCGCCGGCGGCATGGTGCGCAGCAGCCCCACGCCGGCCGCGGCCATCCGCTCGGCCGCCACCATCCCGGTGAGCAACGACACCTGGGCGTTCCACCCCATCGACGGCAGCGTCGTCTCGAAGTCGATGCGGTAGCCACCGTCGTCGGCCTCCACCTGCTGGGCGGGCAGGTCGAGGCTGACCCCGCCCCGGGCCACCTCCTGCCGCATCCGCACCTGGCCGACCTCCCGCAGCAGCACCAGCGTCTGCTCCGCGTGGCCCTGGTCGACGGCGTGCTGGACCTGCTCGTAGGTGAGCTGGGCGCGGCTGCGGACGACGGCCCGCTCCACGGTCGCCGACTCGACGGCGCCGTCGGCGTCGAGGTCGACGGTCCACAGCACCGCCGGGCGGTCCTCGTCGGGCAGGAGGCTGGCGGCGCCCTCGCCGAGGGCGGGCGGGTGCAACGGGGCGCGGCCGTCGGGCAGGTAGAAGGTGAGACCGCGGTCCCAGCAGGCGGCGTCGAGGGCCCCGCCGGGCTCGACGAAGGCGGCCACGTCGGCGATGGCGTAGTGGACCCGCCAACCGGGGCCGTGGGCTTCGATGTGCAGGGCCTGGTCGAGGTCGCGGCTGCCCGGCGGGTCGATCGTGACGAACGGCAGGTCGCGGGCATCACGCCGCCGGCCGTCGCCGATGTCGCCGTCGAGCCCGCCCAGCACCCTCGGCGCCGCCGCCTCGGCCTCGGCGGCCACCTCGGGCGGGTGCGGCCCCGGCACCTTCTGCTGCTGACGGATCAGGGCGAGGCCCTCGACCACGGTCGGATCGTCGACGGCGATGTGCAACGGGACGTTCGGCACGGTGCGGGACCCTACCCAGAGAGCTAACTTGCCTCGACGCAAGTATGTGACGACGGGGGGAACCGGTGTCCGAGACGCAGGCCGAGCTCGCGCTCGGCGCGACCACCGACGTGACCGCGGCGTGGTGCACCGCCGCACTGGCCGACCACCTCGACGGCGCCCGCGTCACGGAGTGCACCACCAGCCCGGTCGGCACCGGCCAGGTGTCCGACACGCTGCGACTGCGCCTCGGCTACGACCCGCCCGGCGCCGGACCTCCCAACCTGGTCGCCAAGGTCACCGCCGCCGCCGAGGCCAGCCGGGCCGCGGCCCTCATCGCCCGCACCTACGAGATCGAGGCCGCGTTCTACCGTGAGCTCGCCCCGACGCTGCCGGTCCGCACGCCCCGCTGCTACCTGTCGGCCTACGACCCGCCGGGCAACACCTACACGGTGGTGCTGGAGGACCTCGCCCCGGCCCGGCAGGGCGACCAGATGGCCGGCTGCAGCCTCGACGAGGCCGAGCTGGCGCTGGCCGAGATGACGCTCCTCCACGCCCCTCGCTGGGGCGACGCCCGCCTGACCGGGCTGCCCTGGCTGCACCGCATCGCACCCGACACCCCCGAGCGGATGGCCGGGCTGGTGGGCGCGTTCTCCGGCGGCTTCCTCGACCGCTACGCCGACGGCCTCGAGCCCGAGGTCGTCGCCCTGGTCGAGCGGTTCGTGCCCCGGATCGCCGCCTACGTCGCCAACCAGCCGGAGCCGTGGAGCGTGGCCCACGGCGACTTCCGGGTCGACAACCTGCTGTTCGGCGGCGACGACGGACGGGTGGCAGTGGTCGACTGGCAGACCGTGGTGCACGGACCGGGGCTCGCCGACCTGGCCTACTTCCTCGGCGCCAGCCTGCCGATCGCGGTCCGGCAGGACCACGAGCGCGCCCTGGTCGCCAGCTACCACCGCCGGCTCGCAGCTCTGCACGTCGACCTGAGCTTCGACGACTGCTGGACCGGCTACCGCCGCTACGCCTTCGGCGGCCTGATCATGGCGATCGTCGCGTCGGCGCTGGTGGAGCGCACCGCCCGGGGCGACGAGATGTTCACCACCATGGGCAACCGCCACGGTTGCCACGCCCTCGACGTCGATGCGGAGGCCTTGCATTCGTGCTGACGTTGGCAGGGGGTGACATCATCGGCGGGGAGGCTGACGGGCGCTGGGCGCAGCGCTACGGTCCCCTCGGAGGCGGGCTGAACCAGGTCCGGGTGCGGACGGACGACGGCCGGGAGGGGACGGCGATCATCGAGCTGACAGGCGCACACCAGCATCGGTACTTCCCGGTGGCCCGAGCGGACGACCTTCCGGCGTGACGACGTTCCCGCCCGCATCGAGGGTCCGGCGCACCCAACGGGAACGTTCGTCGGCCTCGGCCAGCCGCCTGCTCGACGCCGCCATCGAACTGATCGCCGCCCAGGGCTTCGCCGCCACCACCCAGGCCGACATCGGCACCCGCGCCGGCTACAGCCGGGCGATGGTGCGGGAGCGCTTCGGTTCGGCCGAAGCCTTGCTCGACGCCCTGTTCGAGCGGCTGGTCGACCGCTGGCACCTCGAGATCGCCCCGCTGCTCGAGGGCCACACGGGCCCCGAGCTGCTGTCCATCGCTCTGGAGGCGTTCCGCGACCGCCTGCGCGACCGGCCCGTGGAGGCCCGCGCCCTGTTCGTGCTGCAGTTCGAGGCCACCGGACCGATGGCGGTGCTGCGGGAACGGGTGGCGGCGGTGAACCAGGCACTGCTGGCGTCGATCGCTGCGAGGCTGAGCGAGGGCCAGGCCGCCGGCACCGTCCGCCCCGACGTCGACCCGGAGACCGCCGCCCTCGACTGGGTCGCCACCCTCCGCGGCGCCACGTTCCTCTGGCTGATCGACGAGGACTTCGACCTCGACACCTTCGTCGCCCGCTGGTCGCAGCAACAACCCACCCTCTACGGCTGACATCTTCGGCCTCCTCAGCACTATCGATCGGGGAGCAGGGGGACCGTGAGGTCGGGGTCGTGGCCCAGGAGCACCGCGCGGGTGATGGCGGTAGAGCCGAAGCGGGTGCGGACGTCGTCGAGGGTGGCGTCGAGGGCGCCGCCGCTGCCCCGGCGGAACGGCAGCACCAGCTGCACGGCGGAGGCGTCGGACAGGTTGCCGACCGCCACGCCCACCAGCGTGATGCCCTGCCGGCGGACCAGCGGCTGGGCCTTGGCCATCAGGTCGCGCGCCACTCCCAGCACGGTGCCGGTGTGGGCGGTGGCCCGGTCGAGCGTGTGCGACCGGGTGGCCCGGGTGAAATCGTCGAAGCGGAGACGCAGGACCACCGTGCGCCCCACCCGCTGGGCCGCCCGCAGGCGCCGGCACACCCGGTCGACCAGCGCCACCAGCGACTCGTCGACCAGCCCCGCCGCCTTGGGCCGACTGCCCAGCGCCCGCTGCGCCCCCATCGAGCGACGCCGCCGCCCCACCACCACCGGCCGGGGGTCGCGGTTGTGGGCCAGGGCGTGGAGGTGCCGACCGCCGGCCGGCCCCAGCATCGCCACGAGCGCCGACTCGGGCAGCTCGGCCACCTCGCCCACGGTGTGGACGCCCCGGGCCTGCAGCTTGTCGGCGGTCACCGGCCCGACACCCCACAGCCGGCGCACCGGCAACGGGTGCAGGAACGCCAGCTCCCCCTCCGGCGGCACAACCAGCAGCCCGTCGGGCTTGGCGACCGCACTGGCCACCTTGGCGAGGAACTTCGTGCGGGCCACACCCACGGTGATCGGCAGCCCCACCCGCCGCTGCACCTCCGCCCGCAGCCGCACGGCGATCTCCCGCGGGGTGCCGGCGATGCGCCACAGCCCGGCGACGTCGAGGAACGCCTCGTCGATGGACAAGCCCTCCACCAGCGGCGAGGTGTCGTCGAACACCCCGAACACCGCCTTGCTGGCCTCGGAGTACACCGAGAACCGGGGCTCGACGACGACGGCCTGCGGGCACAGCTGCCGGGCCTGCCGGCCGCCCATCGCCGTGCGGACGCCGAACGCCTTGGCCTCGTAGCTGGCCGCCAGCACCACGCCCCCGCCCACCACGACCGGCCGCCCCCGCAACTGGGGACGGTCCCGCTGCTCCACCGACGCGTAGAACGAGTCGAGGTCGGCGTGCAGGATGGTGGCCTGCCCGGCGTTCACGAACACATGTTCGCACATCCTGAGGCGTCACGGAAACACCGAAAGGGAGCCGTAAGGTCGAACGCCATGGATTGGAAGATCGAGCTCATCGCCATCCCCGTGACCGACGTCGACCGGGCCAAGGCCTTCTACACGGAGCAGGCCGGCTTCAACGCCGACCACGACCACCAGGTGAACGACGACCTGCGCTTCGTGCAGCTCACGCCGCCGGGGTCGGCCTGCTCGATCACGATCGGCACCGGCGTCACCGACGCCCAGCCCGGCTCGGTGAAGGGCATGCAGATGGTGGTCGCCGACATCGAGCAGGCCCATCAGGAGCTCAGCGACCGCGGCGTCGACGTGAGCGAGGTCCAGGACTTCCCGTGGGGCCGCTTCGTCTTCTTCAGCGACCCCGACGGCAACTCCTGGGCCGTCCAGGCGATGCTCCCCCAGCCCTGACGCGGGTGAGTCCCCGCCCGGGGAGCGGACGGGGACTCGCGACAAGGGGTCAGCTCACGGCGGAGCGGGTGAAGACCCTCACGCTGACCGTCGTGAGCACCAGGGCGAACAGGGCCACGACCCCGAGGCTGAGGGTGGCCATGGCGGTGGTGTTGGTCATGCCCCAGATGTCGTGGAGGCCGGCGCCGCCGTCGTCGAGCAGGCCGTACCGCAGCAGCGCCAGGGTGTGGGTCAGCGGGAGCACCTTGGCGACCGCCGTGAGCCCGGCCGGCAGGGCCGTGATGGGGAACAGCGAGCCGGCGAAGAACCACGGCACGATGGCGAGGCCGGGCAGGGCGCCGGTGAACTCCTCCACCGACGGCATCCGGTTGGCGACGGCCTCGGCGACCCCGTACATGGCCACGGCGAGCAGCAGCGAGGCGCCGACCACCCAGCCGAGCCCGGACACCGTCACGTCGTACTCGGCGCCCCGCAGCACCGACGCCACCAGCAGCACCCCGAGCTGCAGCCCGGTGATGGCCAGGGCGACGACGAAGTTGCCGGCGACCAGCAACGACCGCGGGATCGGCGCCGCCAGCAGGTCGCGCCGGGCGCCGCTGTCGCGGTCGACGATCACCCCGACCCCGGAGAACAGGCAGTTCAGGGGGATCAGCAGGCCGGCGGTGCCGAGGGCGGCGTAGCTCATGTAGTCGATGCCCGGCACCGACGGCCCGATCGAGTCGAGCGCCGGGGCGATCACCAGGGCGAAGAGCACGGGCGTCGACAGCGGGACGAGGATCTCCCGGGGCGTCCGGGCGGTGAGGGCGAAGCGCCGGGCGGCCAGGGTGCGCAGGGCACCGAGGAGGCCGGGCCCGGACCGCGGCACCGCTTCGGGGCGAACCGGGCGGGCCGTCACGACCGGGGTGGGGGTGGAGACGACGGTGGTCATCGGAGGAGCTCCTTTGAAACGTTGGGGGAGGTCATGCCGCGGCCGCGGGGGTGGCGAGGGAGCCGCCGGTGAGGCGCAGGTAGACGTCGTCGAGAGTGGGCCGACGGGTGGTCACGGCCGTGGGCGTGACACCGGCGCGACCGAGCGCGTCGAGGGCGTCGGCGGCGGGACGGCCGTGCAGGGGCACGGTGACGGTGGAGCCGAGGGCGAGAACGTCGTCGCCGGCGAAGCCACCGGCCCGGAGTCCGCTCAGCGCACGAGCGGCGGCCGGCGAGGAGTCGACCCGCAGCTCCAGCACGTCGATGCCGAGCCCGGCGAGCAGGTCGGCCGGCGTGTCGAGGGCGACGATCTCGCCCTCGTGCATCACGCCGATGCGGTCGCACAGCCGCTCGGCCTCGTCGAGGTAGTGGGTGGTGAGCAGCACCGTGAGGCCGGACCGCTCCCGCAGGCCGCCGATGAGGTCGAGCAGCTCGTAGCGGATCCGGGGGTCGAGGCCGACGGTGGGCTCGTCGAGGAACAGCACCCGGGGCCTCGACAGCAGCGACCGGGCGATCTCCAGCCGCCGCCGCTGCCCGCCGCTGTAGGTCGACACCGGGCGGTCGAGGATGCCGGTGAGCCCGAAGCCGTCGACGTGCTCGTCGATCCGCGCCGCCGCGTCCCGAGCGCCCACGCCCCACAGGCGGGCGTGGAGGAGCAGGTTGCGGCGGCCGGTGAGAGCCCGGTCGACGACCGGGTCCTGGAACACGACGGCGCTGGCGGCCCGGGCCTGGATCGGCTGGTCGGACACGTCGAAGCCGTCGACGTGGGCCCGCCCGCCGGTGGGCACCACGGTGGTGGTGAGCATGCCGATGGTGGTGCTCTTGCCGGCGCCGTTGGGACCGAGGAGGCCGAAGACCTCGCCGGGAGCGACGTCGAAGTCGACGCCCTTCACGGCTTCGACGCCGCCGGGCCAGGTCTTGCGCAGGCCGTGGACGCCGACCGCCGCCGGGGGGAGCTGGTCGGTGGTGTGGTTCATGGCCCAGACGACAAGACGGCGGCCCCGGATGTGACACGGCGGCTTGCATGTCACCCATCCAACCACCCGCCGCCGCCCCAAACGGTGGAGGCGGCAAGCCGCTCCGCTGTCACATTTTGGGGGTCCTGTCTTGTCGTGTGGGGTGACCGGTACGTTTGCCCCTGGGAGAACCCCATGCCCGACCCTCGCCTCGACGTCGCCTGGCGCGACGACCGCCGCTACCTCCTGAGCCTGGCGAAGCGCACGCTGGGCGACTCCGCCGCCGCCGAGGACGTGGTGCAGGAGGCGTTCGGCGCCCTCGTCAAGATGCCGCCCGGCGAGGTGGACGACGTGCGGGGCTGGCTGACGGTGGTCGTCCGGCGGCTCAGCCTCAACCGCCTCCGCTCGGCGTACAGCCGCCGGGAGTCGGTCGCCGACACCCTCCCCGAGGACGGCGGCACCGACGACCCCGCCGACCGGGTGACCCTCGACGACCAGGTCCGTCAGGCCCTCGCGGTGGTCCTCGACCGCCTGTCACCGGCGGAGCGCACGTCGTTCGTGCTCCACGACGTGTTCGGCTTCCCGTTCGGCGCGGTGGCCGAGATCGTCGGCCGCACCCCCGCGGCCTGCCGCCAGCTCGCCAGCCGGGCCCGACGCTCGGTGCGCGCCGGCGACGACGTCGGCACCGACACCGACGACACCGACGGCACCAGCACCGACGGCGAGCGGCACCTGGTCACCCCGGCCGCCGCCCGGCACAGCCTGCTGGCCGAGCGGTTCGTGGCGGCCGCCTCCGGGGGCGACCTCGCCGCGCTCGTGGAGGTCCTCGACCCCGACGTCGCCGGCGACGCCGTCCTGGTCGGCCACGGCCCGTTCGTCCACGCCGAGGGGTTCGACCAGGTGGCGGGCCGGCTGCTGCGGCTGTTCGGCCCGGCCACCGGCATGGACCTGGTGCCCTTCCCGGTCGAGGACCAGGCCGGGGTCGTCGCCGTGATCAAGGGCCGGGTGCATGCCGTGATCCTGCTCACGGGCACCGACACCGTGCGCCTGATCCAGGCCTACGTCCTCCCCGCGGCCCACCAGCCGTAAGTCCTCCGACCCCGGAGACCCCCGACTACATCGCGTCCGCCAGGTCGTCGAACTCGCCGGCCTTGCAGCCGTTCACCCAGGCGGCCAGCTCGGACCGGGTGAACTCGATGGTCCCGGCGTCGGGGCGGTGGCTGTTGCGCACGAGGATCAGGTCGCCGACCTCGCACACCTCCACGCAGTCGCCGTTCTGCCCGCTGTACGTCGATTTTCGCCAGCTGGGCCTATCAGGATGGTCGCTCATTGGTATCGCTCCTCGGCGATGTTGCGGATGAGGTCGACCGACTCCGTGAGCGAGAGGGAGTGCTCGCACAGGTGGTCGAACACCTCGACGTGGGCGTCGACGGCGTGGGGCCCCTCCAGGTACCGGACCCCGGTCCGGTCGGTGACGCAGGCCATCTGAGCCGTCGTCGCTCCGGGCGACGCCAGCAGCGTGAACGCCCCGAACGAGGCCGCGTGCACGCCCGCCACCAGCGGCAGGATCCGCAGGTCGACGTTGGGTTGCTGCGCCATCGCCGCCAGGTGGGCGAGTTGCGCGGCCATCACCACCGGCCCGCCCGTGAGGCGGAGGAGCACCGACTCGTCCAGCACGACCGCCAGCTGCAACGGATCGGGCTTCCGTATCAACACGCCCTGGCGGGCCAGGCGCAGCTCGACGCGCCGCGCCACCCACTCGTCGCTCGCCGGGCGCGGCCCCACCCGCTCGACCGCCCGGGCGTAGGCCGGCGTCTGCAGCAGGGCGTGCACCGTCATCGGCTGGAACGCCCACAGATGGGAGGCACCCTGCTCCAGCGAGGCGTACAGCGTCAGCCACGTCGGCACGGCCTGACCGCTCGGCGCCGCGACGGCACCCCCGCCCTCGGCCTCGCCGTTGGCGTTGGCGTTGGCGTTGAGGTAGGAGTCGACCTCCACCAGCGACACGTCGAGCCGTTCGGCGAGCCGCGGCCGGAACCCGACCCGCGGCGTCGACAGGCCGCGCTCCCACTCCCGGTAGGTCGACGTGGCCACGCCGATCGAGAGCGCGAGCTGCTCCTGGGTCAGACCCTGTTGCTCCCGCCGTGCCTTGAGCCGGTGGCGTGCCATCGCCATGGCTGTCCTCCCGTACCCCCGTGCTCCCCCGAGCAGTTGCCGGTCCTGTCCCCGGAGAGGCCACAGTACCCACCCCGGGCCGACGCGAAAACCCTGCCCATACGGGCCTTTCCGCGCTCAGGCCGCGCTACTTCGGGGGCCAGCACTCTGGTCATCGCCGGGGTGCCGGCCCGACACTACGCAACGTGTACGCGACTGCACCGACGGGACCGACGGGAACGGCCCGATGAGCCGCCGCCGACCGGTCGACGTGAAGGCCCGCCTGCGCGTCGACGTCGACCACGACGAGTGCCGCTACTGGGTGGAGCTGGAGGCGACCGACGGCCGCACCTGCCGGCTCGACATCCCCACGGCCAGACGGCTGGCGACGCAGGTGCAGGCGAAGGTCCGCGTGGCAGAGCGGATGGCCGCCGACCAGGCCAGAGCCCCGATCCTCAGCCACGAGTGAGCGTCGACCGGGAGCCGGTCGGGCCGTGGCTCTCCCACGGCCCGAACCGGTGCCTCCCGGAATCAGTCGGTGATCAGTCGGTGATCAGTCGGTGATCAGCGGGTGATCAGAACGGGCAGGTGCTGCGGACCTCGTTGAGCGTCCCGCCGGCGACGGGCCTGGAGGCGCCGCACGTCCACGGGTCGTAGCGGGTGTCGCCGTCGAGCCAGCGCTTGAAGAACGCCACCGCGTACTTGCCCGGTAGCCCCGAGCCGAACGCCGGCGAGTTGGCGCAGAAGTGGTCACCACCCGCCAACGAGATGTACTGCTTCTCGCCGGCGAGCGAGTTGTACATCGGCGAGGCGTGCGAGGCGACCGCAGCGACGGCGTCGTTCTGGCAGGCGATCACCAGGGCCGGCTTGTTGACCGTCGAGAAGCTGCTGCTGCCGTTCCACGGCGCCAGCGGCACGGCGACGTCGACGTCGGGGTCGTCCCGCAGCGAGATCAGCGACCCGCCGCCGCCCATCGAGTGGCCGGCGACCCCTTGGCGGGTGCCGTCGACCTTCCCGAACACCGGGCTCCCCTGGGTGTTGCCCTGGTTGACGACGTAGTCGAGGGCCTGGCGCTGCTCGGTGGAGCGCTGCTCCGGCTGGATGAACGAGTTGGTGGTGTTGATGGTGATCGCCACGAAGCCGTGCGACGCCAGGCGCGGGCCCCACGGGGCGAT from Acidimicrobiales bacterium harbors:
- a CDS encoding S8 family serine peptidase, with translation MGSTRWSVTRAPTALVLAAIALVASTLTAGADPTSAAADTEATYIVILKSSVSSPTATSIGHHRRYGAEVAGVYSHALKGYTADMTAAEAARLSTDANVAHVEKDRILQLSQTPQTTPTGVRRSFADDNPNLDIDGQDDVRIDVDVAVIDSGVMAHTDLNVVSRANCTTGVCQTGTGNDDNGHGTHVAGTIGALDNGTGVVGVAPGARIHSVKVCTASGSCPNSAIVAGVDYVTARAGTIEVANMSLGGPGTNTPLAQAITRSVDAGVVYAVAAGNNAANASGFSPANHPDVITVSALADSDGEPGGLGPTPSCRPASTDDVLADFSNFGTVVEVAAPGVCILSTWNNGAYNTISGTSMAAPHVAGAAAVLTSGTRDPVNRTQALAIRGQITSAGNFDWTDDSGDGVKEPLLDVHDATKFPPGSGPSPTPA
- a CDS encoding RNB domain-containing ribonuclease — its product is MPNVPLHIAVDDPTVVEGLALIRQQQKVPGPHPPEVAAEAEAAAPRVLGGLDGDIGDGRRRDARDLPFVTIDPPGSRDLDQALHIEAHGPGWRVHYAIADVAAFVEPGGALDAACWDRGLTFYLPDGRAPLHPPALGEGAASLLPDEDRPAVLWTVDLDADGAVESATVERAVVRSRAQLTYEQVQHAVDQGHAEQTLVLLREVGQVRMRQEVARGGVSLDLPAQQVEADDGGYRIDFETTLPSMGWNAQVSLLTGMVAAERMAAAGVGLLRTMPPAGKKVLAQVRRTARALHVGWPEGATYADLVRSLRSEIPDEAALLALAARGLRGAGYLALPAAAASGPDMEHGAVAAQYAHVTAPLRRLGDRYAIEVCLALEAGDTPPAWATERLPDLPHALQSTGSRESGAARAAVDLVEALVLRPMVGRTIRVSVVAADDEGSTVVCRDPAIQSRIAGHTLGLGDEVTVRIASADPVQRQIVLEPT
- a CDS encoding phosphotransferase gives rise to the protein MSETQAELALGATTDVTAAWCTAALADHLDGARVTECTTSPVGTGQVSDTLRLRLGYDPPGAGPPNLVAKVTAAAEASRAAALIARTYEIEAAFYRELAPTLPVRTPRCYLSAYDPPGNTYTVVLEDLAPARQGDQMAGCSLDEAELALAEMTLLHAPRWGDARLTGLPWLHRIAPDTPERMAGLVGAFSGGFLDRYADGLEPEVVALVERFVPRIAAYVANQPEPWSVAHGDFRVDNLLFGGDDGRVAVVDWQTVVHGPGLADLAYFLGASLPIAVRQDHERALVASYHRRLAALHVDLSFDDCWTGYRRYAFGGLIMAIVASALVERTARGDEMFTTMGNRHGCHALDVDAEALHSC
- a CDS encoding TetR/AcrR family transcriptional regulator, encoding MTTFPPASRVRRTQRERSSASASRLLDAAIELIAAQGFAATTQADIGTRAGYSRAMVRERFGSAEALLDALFERLVDRWHLEIAPLLEGHTGPELLSIALEAFRDRLRDRPVEARALFVLQFEATGPMAVLRERVAAVNQALLASIAARLSEGQAAGTVRPDVDPETAALDWVATLRGATFLWLIDEDFDLDTFVARWSQQQPTLYG
- the dinB gene encoding DNA polymerase IV, with protein sequence MNAGQATILHADLDSFYASVEQRDRPQLRGRPVVVGGGVVLAASYEAKAFGVRTAMGGRQARQLCPQAVVVEPRFSVYSEASKAVFGVFDDTSPLVEGLSIDEAFLDVAGLWRIAGTPREIAVRLRAEVQRRVGLPITVGVARTKFLAKVASAVAKPDGLLVVPPEGELAFLHPLPVRRLWGVGPVTADKLQARGVHTVGEVAELPESALVAMLGPAGGRHLHALAHNRDPRPVVVGRRRRSMGAQRALGSRPKAAGLVDESLVALVDRVCRRLRAAQRVGRTVVLRLRFDDFTRATRSHTLDRATAHTGTVLGVARDLMAKAQPLVRRQGITLVGVAVGNLSDASAVQLVLPFRRGSGGALDATLDDVRTRFGSTAITRAVLLGHDPDLTVPLLPDR
- a CDS encoding glyoxalase superfamily protein, with translation MDWKIELIAIPVTDVDRAKAFYTEQAGFNADHDHQVNDDLRFVQLTPPGSACSITIGTGVTDAQPGSVKGMQMVVADIEQAHQELSDRGVDVSEVQDFPWGRFVFFSDPDGNSWAVQAMLPQP
- a CDS encoding ABC transporter permease; the protein is MTTVVSTPTPVVTARPVRPEAVPRSGPGLLGALRTLAARRFALTARTPREILVPLSTPVLFALVIAPALDSIGPSVPGIDYMSYAALGTAGLLIPLNCLFSGVGVIVDRDSGARRDLLAAPIPRSLLVAGNFVVALAITGLQLGVLLVASVLRGAEYDVTVSGLGWVVGASLLLAVAMYGVAEAVANRMPSVEEFTGALPGLAIVPWFFAGSLFPITALPAGLTAVAKVLPLTHTLALLRYGLLDDGGAGLHDIWGMTNTTAMATLSLGVVALFALVLTTVSVRVFTRSAVS
- a CDS encoding ABC transporter ATP-binding protein, which produces MNHTTDQLPPAAVGVHGLRKTWPGGVEAVKGVDFDVAPGEVFGLLGPNGAGKSTTIGMLTTTVVPTGGRAHVDGFDVSDQPIQARAASAVVFQDPVVDRALTGRRNLLLHARLWGVGARDAAARIDEHVDGFGLTGILDRPVSTYSGGQRRRLEIARSLLSRPRVLFLDEPTVGLDPRIRYELLDLIGGLRERSGLTVLLTTHYLDEAERLCDRIGVMHEGEIVALDTPADLLAGLGIDVLELRVDSSPAAARALSGLRAGGFAGDDVLALGSTVTVPLHGRPAADALDALGRAGVTPTAVTTRRPTLDDVYLRLTGGSLATPAAAA
- a CDS encoding sigma-70 family RNA polymerase sigma factor; protein product: MPDPRLDVAWRDDRRYLLSLAKRTLGDSAAAEDVVQEAFGALVKMPPGEVDDVRGWLTVVVRRLSLNRLRSAYSRRESVADTLPEDGGTDDPADRVTLDDQVRQALAVVLDRLSPAERTSFVLHDVFGFPFGAVAEIVGRTPAACRQLASRARRSVRAGDDVGTDTDDTDGTSTDGERHLVTPAAARHSLLAERFVAAASGGDLAALVEVLDPDVAGDAVLVGHGPFVHAEGFDQVAGRLLRLFGPATGMDLVPFPVEDQAGVVAVIKGRVHAVILLTGTDTVRLIQAYVLPAAHQP
- a CDS encoding DUF397 domain-containing protein; this encodes MSDHPDRPSWRKSTYSGQNGDCVEVCEVGDLILVRNSHRPDAGTIEFTRSELAAWVNGCKAGEFDDLADAM
- a CDS encoding helix-turn-helix transcriptional regulator; its protein translation is MAMARHRLKARREQQGLTQEQLALSIGVATSTYREWERGLSTPRVGFRPRLAERLDVSLVEVDSYLNANANANGEAEGGGAVAAPSGQAVPTWLTLYASLEQGASHLWAFQPMTVHALLQTPAYARAVERVGPRPASDEWVARRVELRLARQGVLIRKPDPLQLAVVLDESVLLRLTGGPVVMAAQLAHLAAMAQQPNVDLRILPLVAGVHAASFGAFTLLASPGATTAQMACVTDRTGVRYLEGPHAVDAHVEVFDHLCEHSLSLTESVDLIRNIAEERYQ